From one bacterium Scap17 genomic stretch:
- a CDS encoding LysR family transcriptional regulator encodes MNLETKWLEDFVALSNTRSFSTSARLRHVTQPAFSRRIRALEQAVGTTLVDRSTTPVSLTPEGQLFLVTARNLTEQLSECLAHLRGLGMANETLDIAAAHSLALAFFPKWISRLQQGLGELPTRLSAMNVGDAIHSLREGNCDLMLAYYDPYASMQLDAEAFPSFSVAKVNMLPVCVPLENGEPRFPLTGQSETSQDAIPLLSYTQGAFLGRSVKMLLKNDPLRLRLRTVYEMAMAEGLKGMALQGVGMAWIPDFCIRDELESGKLVRAGNEAWDIPLEIRLYRCSLVHKPGIDKLWKQLMNLPRDFLEA; translated from the coding sequence GTGAACCTGGAAACTAAGTGGTTGGAAGATTTCGTTGCGCTGTCCAATACCCGCAGCTTCTCCACCTCGGCTCGCCTGCGACACGTTACCCAGCCTGCGTTCAGCCGCCGCATCCGTGCGCTTGAGCAGGCCGTGGGCACTACGCTGGTCGACCGCTCGACGACCCCGGTCAGTCTGACGCCGGAGGGCCAGTTGTTCCTGGTCACCGCGCGCAACCTGACAGAGCAGCTGTCAGAGTGTCTCGCCCATCTGCGCGGGCTGGGCATGGCCAACGAGACCTTGGATATCGCGGCCGCGCATTCGCTGGCGCTGGCCTTCTTTCCCAAGTGGATCTCGCGTCTCCAGCAGGGCCTGGGAGAGTTGCCGACACGCCTGTCCGCGATGAATGTCGGCGACGCCATTCACTCGCTGCGCGAAGGCAACTGCGACTTGATGCTTGCCTATTACGACCCTTACGCCAGCATGCAGCTGGACGCCGAGGCCTTCCCATCCTTCTCGGTCGCCAAGGTCAACATGCTGCCGGTGTGCGTGCCGCTGGAGAATGGCGAGCCCCGCTTCCCGCTGACCGGGCAGAGCGAGACCAGCCAGGATGCGATTCCCTTGCTGTCCTATACCCAGGGGGCATTTCTGGGTCGCAGCGTGAAGATGCTTTTGAAGAATGATCCACTGCGCCTGCGCCTGCGCACCGTCTATGAGATGGCGATGGCCGAGGGCCTCAAGGGCATGGCCTTGCAGGGCGTCGGCATGGCGTGGATTCCGGATTTCTGCATTCGCGATGAGCTGGAGAGCGGCAAGCTGGTGCGCGCGGGCAACGAGGCGTGGGATATCCCGCTGGAGATTCGTCTCTATCGGTGTTCGCTGGTCCACAAGCCCGGCATCGACAAGCTGTGGAAACAGCTGATGAACTTGCCGCGCGACTTCCTCGAAGCCTGA
- a CDS encoding bifunctional nicotinamide-nucleotide adenylyltransferase/Nudix hydroxylase: protein MPSTTTLPSAPAATLRTQDSPAIADTQYDCLVFIGRFQPMHHGHVAVMEEALRLARQVIVLVGSAWQARSLRNPFTFSERTRMIRSCFDDADNARLEIVPLLDALYNDDVWVRDVQRKVRDIARPQANRMPRIALIGANRRDSNSQTSYYLSLFPQWESVAVPLREGMEASRIREVIFTERARAEDWLDNEGRELLPSPVAQHLHGFLEETAWQGLVEERRLLEQYRAAWSDAPYPPLFITVNAVVVQSGHVLLTTRRAAPGKGLYALPGGFVQPQERLLDACLRELKERVRLKVPEPVLRGSLRGQRLFDAPHRSWRGRTLAEAFYFALRPEQQLPKLRSGGESEEQARWVALADLEPDTLFEDHFYIIQNFLGLHAGQSGF, encoded by the coding sequence ATGCCTTCGACGACAACGTTGCCCTCTGCACCCGCTGCAACGCTTCGTACTCAGGATTCTCCCGCGATCGCCGACACCCAGTACGACTGCCTGGTCTTCATCGGTCGCTTCCAACCCATGCACCATGGCCATGTTGCCGTGATGGAAGAAGCCCTGCGCCTCGCGCGGCAGGTCATCGTGCTGGTCGGTTCTGCCTGGCAGGCACGTTCACTGCGCAACCCGTTCACCTTCTCCGAACGCACGCGCATGATCCGCAGTTGCTTTGACGATGCCGACAATGCGCGCCTGGAAATCGTGCCGTTGCTGGATGCCCTGTACAACGACGATGTCTGGGTGCGTGATGTGCAGCGCAAGGTACGCGATATCGCACGTCCGCAGGCCAACCGGATGCCAAGAATCGCACTGATCGGTGCCAATCGTCGTGACAGCAACAGCCAGACAAGCTACTACCTGAGCCTCTTCCCGCAGTGGGAGTCGGTAGCGGTGCCGCTGCGCGAGGGGATGGAAGCCAGCCGTATTCGTGAGGTCATCTTCACCGAGCGCGCCCGCGCCGAGGATTGGCTGGACAACGAGGGACGGGAGCTTCTGCCATCGCCGGTGGCTCAGCACCTGCATGGCTTCCTGGAGGAGACCGCGTGGCAAGGGCTGGTCGAGGAACGTCGCCTGCTGGAGCAATATCGCGCCGCCTGGAGCGATGCGCCCTACCCGCCACTGTTCATCACGGTCAACGCCGTGGTGGTGCAGTCAGGTCATGTGCTGCTCACCACACGTCGCGCGGCACCCGGCAAGGGGCTTTACGCCCTGCCTGGCGGCTTCGTGCAACCCCAGGAGCGCCTGCTGGATGCTTGTCTGCGTGAGCTCAAGGAGCGTGTGCGCCTCAAGGTGCCGGAACCAGTCTTGCGTGGCTCTCTGCGCGGTCAGCGTCTGTTTGACGCACCGCATCGCAGCTGGCGCGGGCGCACCCTGGCAGAGGCCTTCTACTTCGCCCTGCGACCGGAGCAGCAGCTTCCCAAGCTCAGAAGCGGCGGCGAGAGCGAGGAGCAGGCACGCTGGGTCGCGCTGGCGGATCTGGAGCCCGACACCCTCTTCGAGGATCATTTCTACATCATTCAGAACTTCCTGGGCCTACATGCGGGCCAGAGCGGTTTCTGA